In Arachis hypogaea cultivar Tifrunner chromosome 17, arahy.Tifrunner.gnm2.J5K5, whole genome shotgun sequence, a single window of DNA contains:
- the LOC112763098 gene encoding uncharacterized protein produces MRGPVIMGATPFHHSILKVRLPKHFDKPTDMRYDRTQDPQEHLTAFEARMNLEGVGDEVRCRAFPVTLAGPAIRWFNSLPQGSVARFSDISHAFLAQFTTRIAKAKHPINFLGVMQRSGEPTKKYLDRFNNECLEIDRLTDSVASLCLTNGLLNEDFRKHLTMKPMETIQEIQSVVREYINDEEVSQIVAANKQQPSYNQTRQHKNGERQKEHARDGGPSKTPRPFPRVGKFTNSPLSPSPS; encoded by the coding sequence ATGCGGGGACCGGTGATAATGGGCGCAACCCCATTTCATCATTCCATCCTCAAAGTCCGGCTGCCAAAGCActttgacaagccaacggacatgaggtacgacagAACCCAAGACCCACAGGAGCACCTTACGGCCTTTGAGGCTAGGATGAACCTGGAGGGAGTGGGAGACGAGGTGAGGTGCCGCGCTTTTCCAGTCACCCTCGCGGGACCTGCAATACGGTGGTTTAACAGCCTCCCACAGGGCTCGGTGGCCAGGTTTTCGGATATAAGCCACGCCTTCTTAGCCCAATTTACTACCAGAATCGCAAAGGCAAAGCACCCGATCAATTTTCTCGGAGTGATGCAGAGGTCCGGCGAACCGACCAAGAAATATCTAGACCGGTTCAACAATGAGTGCTTGGAGATCGACAGGCTGACTGATTCGGTTGCTAGCCTATGCCTGACGAATGGACTTCTAAACGAAGACTTCAGAAAGCACCTCACCATGAAGCCGATGGAGACAATTCAGGAGATCCAAAGTGTAGTCAGGGAATACATTAATGATGAAGAAGTCAGCCAGATCGTGGCTGCCAACAAACAGCAGCCCTCCTACAATCAAACCCGGCAGCACAAAAATGgagaaagacaaaaggaacacgcCAGAGACGGCGGTCCGAGCAAAACACCCAGGCCGTTTCCTCGAGTCGGGAAGTTCACCAATTCACCCCTCTCACCGTCCCCATCATAG
- the LOC140180559 gene encoding uncharacterized protein → MVIPARVGTSLIKRILIDTGADSNIMFRNVFDALGLRDADLKTHQHSVVGLGDHFIKLDEIISLPISVGHGQGRGSTMAEFVVLCDSTAYNIILGRKTINDLGAIISTKMLVMKFVADDGSEGSIKGDLEMAVACDNASLSLRKKSKEAAGVFLADLDTRVEDKPRPEPEGNLEKFRVGDTEEKFTFVNRNLPHDLKGNGDLFAWTPANMLGIDPQLMSHHLAVMAEARPVAQRRRKMSQERVEEVARQTASLLEAVFIQELDYSMWLSNVVLVKKHNEKWRMKVPRVHNNPNGVEANPEKCQAILQMKSPGCIKDVQRLLGRLTALSRFLGASAARALPFFNLMKKGIVFEWTSTCEEAFRHFKEILATPPVLGKPKVGEPLYLYLAITD, encoded by the exons ATGGTCATCCCGGCCAGAGTGGGAACCAGCCTCATCAAGCGCATCCTCATAGACACCGGTGCTgactcaaatatcatgttccgcAATGTGTTCGATGCTTTGGGACTGCGAGATGCCGACCTGAAAACCCACCAGCACAGTGTCGTAGGGttaggcgaccacttcatcaaacTAGACGAGATAATCTCCCTGCCGATATCAGTAGGACACGGGCAGGGACGAGGCTCGACAATGGCCGAGTTCGTGGTTCTGTGCGACTCTacagcctacaacatcatcttAGGGAGGAAGACCATCAACGATCTCGGGGCAATAATCAGCACAAAGATGCTGGTAATGAAATTCGTGGCTGACGACGGGTCCGAAGGATCCATAAAAGGAGATTTGGAAATGGCAGTCGCCTGCGACAACGCCAGTCTCTCCTTAAGGAAGAAGTCCAAGGAAGCAGCGGGAGTGTTCCTTGCCGACCTAGACACTAGAGTCGAAGACAAACCCAGACCCGAGCCGGAAGGGAACTTGGAGAAATTCAGAGTCGGTGACACAGAGGAGAAGTTCACCTTCGTGAACAGAAACCTACCACACGACCTGAAGGGTAACGGCGACCTATTTGCATGGACACCAGCCAACATGCTGGGAATAGACCCCCAACTCATGTCACATCACTTGGCCGTGATGGCAGAGGCGAGACCGGTAGCTCAAAGAAGGAGGAAAATGTCGCAAGAGCGAGTGGAagaggtggccaggcagacggctAGCCTCCTCGAAGCAGTATTTATTCAAGAACTTGACTACTCGATGTGGCTGTCGAATGTAGTTTTAGTGAAAAAGCACAATGAgaaatggaggat GAAAGTTCCTAGGGTTCATAATAACCCAAACGGGGTCGAGGCCAACCCGGAAAAGTGCCAAGCAATACTCCAAATGAAGAGTCCGGGGTGCATCAAGGATGTTCAGAGGTTATTAGGTAGACTCACCGCCCTGTCCCGTTTCCTCGGGGCGTCGGCTGCTAGGGCGTTGCCGTTTTTCAATCTTATGAAAAAAGGAATAGTGTTTGAATGGACCTCGACGTGTGAGGAAGCATTTAGACATTTCAAAGAGATCCTCGCCACACCACCCGTGCTCGGGAAGCCCAAAGTCGGAGAACCGCTCTACCTGTACCTGGCCATAACGGATTAA